A part of Pectinophora gossypiella chromosome Z, ilPecGoss1.1, whole genome shotgun sequence genomic DNA contains:
- the LOC126380514 gene encoding uncharacterized protein LOC126380514: MSAVSIKYLPLEMVEKILQNLDVDDLKICSRVCLMWQDLAKDIVVNKMKEACKTVLGAHYMETYVRANMSWEQIFASLLLWKEIKSLRMSVNSSPPLHTLCAFISDERRIPRLQLLENGIVAFPQFMKTNDAEYDWMVHLGYFNAVSYYNITTLELIKTQVFQFAFCMYAENDFLIVFVTRQFEVKVFSKINQQLHTIGKLHTTANFYLTEKTIFFKAQNNVVHMVSLVTENDEVMLNSIAISRDNFSEEIKAVTTINENRIDLITQKGHIYAVSNHSNCDYKINYICHIDKNTAKEPGFLNVLKRHGFDWSAPDVYKWIKEDCDAIWPLHTGLNHSTVKVHGNVLLIGTSRRVLEIYVDPYSNGVLKLQGEKPVQKIIMPRHISRSRNEIVAPPYGIVQIEVLEILDGHRIIMLYDKRLVVINFKKIPKRQAGVMASCSAKKRSLRCSHCEQRALLWCHAGRTLHPAEFPLRHSALLAQQAATPLHHVAQRRHHAALWGHHTSRCGHFTAPPTHHGPLARRHAPFARLHAPFAWPHAPLFIEYPEEPAK; encoded by the exons ATGAGTGCTGTCAGTATAAAATATTTGCCACTAGAAATGGTGGAAAAAATATTGCAGAATTTAGATGTTGATGATTTGAAAATATGTTCAAGGGTGTGTTTGATGTGGCAGGATCTCGCTAAAGATATAGTGGTGAATAAAATGAAGGAAGCCTGTAAAACTGTGCTTGGTGCACATTACATGGAGACATATGTGCGGGCCAATATGTCTTGGGAACAAATctttgcatcactgcttttatggAAAGAGATTAAATCACTACGAATGTCAGTAAACTCGTCGCCTCCACTACATACGCTGTGCGCTTTTATAAGTGACGAAAGAAGAATCCCCAGACTACAACTTTTGGAAAATGGGATTGTAGCTTTCCCACAGTTTATGAAGACAAACGATGCGGAGTACGATTGGATGGTCCATTTAGGATACTTTAACGCAGTCTCATACTATAATATCACTACTTTAGAATTGATAAAAACTCAAGTATTTCAGTTTGCATTCTGTATGTATGcagaaaatgactttttaattgtatttgttACGAGGCAATTTGAAGTAAAAGTCTTCTCCAAAATAAACCAGCAATTGCATACTATTGGAAAACTGCATACAACTGcaaatttttatttaacagAAAAAACGATTTTTTTCAAAGCGCAAAACAATGTGGTGCACATGGTATCACTAGTCACTGAAAATGATGAAGTGATGCTCAATTCAATTGCCATTTCTAGAGACAACTTCTCAGAAGAAATAAAAGCTGTGACAACTATAAATGAAAACAGGATCGATCTCATAACACAGAAAGGTCATATATATGCAGTCAGTAATCATTCCAATtgtgattacaaaataaattacatctGTCATATTGACAAAAACACCGCGAAAGAGCCAGGCTTCTTGAATGTGTTAAAGAGACATGGTTTCGATTGGTCTGCACCAGATGTTTACAAATGGATCAAAGAAGACTGTGATGCTATTTGGCCCCTCCACACAGGATTGAATCATTCAACTGTTAAAGTTCACGGCAATGTGCTGCTTATAG GTACCTCGCGTCGAGTTCTGGAAATTTATGTAGATCCTTACTCCAATGGGGTGTTGAAGTTGCAGGGTGAAAAACCCGTTCAGAAAATTATTATGCCTCGGCATATTTCAAGAAGCAGGAATGAGATTGTCGCTCCACCATATGGAATAGTACAAATTGAAGTGCTAGAAATTCTGGATGGACACCGCATTATCATGCTTTATGACAAACGACTTGttgttattaatttcaaaaAGATCCCGAAAAGGCAAGCAGGTGTCATGGCATCATGTTCAGCCAAAAAGAGATCCCT GCGCTGCAGTCACTGCGAGCAGCGTGCCCTGCTGTGGTGCCACGCTGGTCGTACGCTGCACCCAGCTGAGTTCCCGCTGCGCCACTCTGCTCTCCTGGCCCAACAGGCTGCCACCCCGCTGCACCATGTTGCTCAGCGGCGGCACCACGCTGCTCTGTGGGGACACCACACTTCTCGGTGCGGGCACTTCACTGCACCCCCGACTCACCACGGTCCTCTCGCGCGGCGCCACGCTCCTTTCGCTCGGCTTCACGCTCCTTTCGCGTGGCCGCACGCTCCTCTTTTCATAGAGTATCCGGAAGAGCCAGCGAAGTGA
- the LOC126380529 gene encoding nuclear transcription factor Y subunit gamma-like has protein sequence MSVCFFVPADQASNNAEEAEQEGAEEAQADSSQQTLQQFWQNILEDIKKVNVEDFKTQALPLARIKKIMKLDEEVKMISAEAPVMFAKAAEIFIHELTLRAWHHTEDNKRRTLQRNDIAMAISKSDQFDFLIDIVPRHEVKPSKPREESPRASTSSDQYCVQLSQQQAMTSSAQPQFIVPTQIVQQQQSGSASTSGSVVPQPVALVQQLVSGGDVQQMPIQLSQAQLNMIRLQVQNNPSQPIIIQTQHQSPQIIQVASQAQHQPQQQQVFLAQVASSQEES, from the exons ATGTCGGTGTGTTTCTTCGTGCCAGC TGACCAGGCAAGCAACAATGCAGAGGAGGCGGAGCAGGAGGGCGCGGAGGAGGCTCAGGCCGACTCCTCTCAGCAGACACTGCAGCAATTCTGGCAGAACATCTTGGAGGACATCAAGAAAGTCAATGTG GAAGACTTCAAGACCCAGGCTCTCCCACTAGCTCGTATTAAGAAAATCATGAAACTAGATGAAGAAGTGAAGATGATATCTGCGGAAGCTCCCGTGATGTTTGCCAAGGCTGCGGAGATCTTCATCCATGAACTTACACTGCGGGCTTGGCATCACACTGAGGATAATAAAAGGCGGACTTTGCAG CGCAATGACATAGCTATGGCGATATCCAAGTCGGACCAGTTCGACTTTCTGATCGATATCGTGCCGCGACATGAGGTGAAGCCTAGCAAGCCGCGCGAGGAGTCTCCACGAGCTTCGACCTCATCTGATCAG TACTGCGTGCAGCTGTCCCAGCAACAAGCGATGACTAGTTCCGCGCAGCCGCAGTTCATTGTACCCACGCAGATAGTGcag CAACAGCAGTCGGGCTCGGCGAGCACGTCGGGCAGCGTAGTCCCGCAGCCGGTGGCGCTCGTGCAGCAGTTGGTGTCCGGCGGAGACGTGCAGCAGATGCCA ATTCAACTGTCGCAGGCGCAGCTGAACATGATCCGACTCCAGGTGCAGAACAACCCGAGCCAGCCCATCATCATACAGACGCAGCACCAGTCGCCGCAGATCATACAA GTGGCATCACAAGCGCAGCACCAGCCGCAACAGCAGCAAGTATTTTTGGCGCAAGTGGCCTCTAGCCAGGAAGAGTCCTAG
- the LOC126380521 gene encoding TBC1 domain family member 13 — protein MSLHKARIKVFEEVLAQDVIDIGHLQKLAFNGIPDDKGLRSLVWKILLHYIPHEKNARETTLLTKRQLYKQFIDEIIVSPGGPSDHPLNISPDSSWSTYFKDNEVLLQIDKDVRRLCPDISFFQSATEFPCPEIVNSNGVKRLHKRVEQSVLKYSTLERRGLGVAKLSNEIHRSDSLSCGDYAPLSEGCEAHWEVVERMLFLYAKLNPGQGYVQGMNEIIGPIYHTFAIDADKEYRQHAEADCFFCFTNLMAEIRDFFIRTLDETESGINYMMSKLCDCVKRNDPAVWTQLARQELRPQYYSFRWLTLLLSQEFSLPDVERIWDSLFADPQRFEFLIYICCAMILLVRENLLSGDFASNVKLLQSFPPMDVSLILNKAVEISNSHCSQHTTFLQKHF, from the exons ATGAGTCTACACAAAGCCag GATAAAAGTGTTTGAAGAAGTTTTGGCGCAGGATGTTATTGATATTGGCCACCTACAAAAACTGGCATTTAATG GGATCCCAGATGACAAAGGATTACGTTCACTTGTATGGAAAATTCTGTTGCATTATATACCTCACGAAAAAAATGCAAGGGAAACTACGTTGCTTACAAAACGGCAGTTGTATAAGCAGTTTATTG aTGAGATCATAGTTTCTCCTGGAGGCCCCAGTGACCATCCACTGAATATAAGCCCTGATAGCTCATGGAGTACATATTTCAAGGATAATGAAGTTCTGCTACAGATTGACAAGGATGTCCGACGACTGTGCCCGGACATATCATTCTTTCAATCGGCTACTGAGTTTCCATGTCCAGAG ATAGTAAACAGCAATGGTGTAAAGCGACTACACAAGAGAGTGGAGCAGTCAGTTCTCAAGTATTCGACCTTGGAGCGAAGAGGACTTGGTGTTGCTAAG TTAAGCAATGAAATACACCGCTCAGACAGTCTATCCTGCGGGGACTATGCGCCTTTAAGTGAGGGCTGCGAGGCTCACTGGGAGGTGGTGGAGAGGATGCTCTTCCTCTACGCGAAGCTCAATCCTGGACAGGGGTATGTGCAGGGCATGAACGAAATCATCGGCCCCATCTACCACACCTTCGCCATCGACGCTGACAAGGAATATCGAC AGCACGCTGAAGCAGACTGTTTTTTCTGCTTCACGAACCTGATGGCCGAGATCCGAGATTTCTTCATACGCACGCTCGACGAGACAGAGAGCGGTATCAACTACATGATGAGCAAGCTGTGTGACTGCGTGAAACGGAACGACCCCGCCGTCTGGACTCAGCTCGCCCGGCAGGAACTCCGCCCGCAATACTACAGCTTCAG ATGGCTAACCCTGCTGCTGTCTCAAGAGTTTTCCCTGCCCGACGTAGAGAGGATCTGGGACTCGCTGTTCGCCGACCCCCAGCGATTCGAGTTCCTCATCTACATTTGCTGTGCCATGATTTT GTTAGTAAGAGAGAATTTGCTCAGCGGCGACTTCGCATCAAACgtaaaactattgcaaagctTTCCCCCTATGGACGTGTCGCTCATACTCAACAAGGCTGTCGAAATATCTAATTCTCACTGTTCTCAACATACCACAtttttacaaaaacatttttaa